In a single window of the Olivibacter sp. SDN3 genome:
- a CDS encoding response regulator transcription factor, translating to MEILLIEDEPTVISLIKRGLNDEKYNISVAMDGYTGLKMAGMNTYDLIILDIMLPGMDGLEVCHNIRMANRDIPILILSALDQTEDIVAGFERDADDYLIKPFKLEELKARIKRHTRRAKRQRVAQKVIKLADLSLDIESRDVTRAGKSIALTATEYRLLEHLMVNHNKILPRLDILEEVWGMDFNLSTNVVDVYVNYLRKKIDKNFSPKLIHTVIGMGYVMRVQYEDED from the coding sequence TAGAAGATGAGCCAACTGTTATTTCGCTAATCAAGCGAGGGCTCAATGATGAAAAATATAATATAAGTGTTGCCATGGATGGATATACCGGATTAAAGATGGCCGGTATGAATACATATGACCTAATCATCTTAGACATTATGTTGCCTGGTATGGATGGTTTGGAGGTATGCCATAACATAAGAATGGCTAATAGAGATATTCCGATACTTATCCTTTCGGCACTTGACCAAACCGAAGATATCGTGGCGGGATTTGAGCGTGATGCCGACGATTATCTCATTAAGCCTTTTAAACTTGAGGAGCTAAAAGCAAGAATAAAACGGCATACCCGAAGGGCAAAAAGACAGCGGGTCGCCCAGAAAGTAATAAAACTTGCCGATCTTTCTTTGGATATCGAGAGTAGAGACGTCACACGGGCGGGAAAATCAATAGCCTTAACTGCAACCGAATATCGCTTGTTGGAACACCTGATGGTTAATCATAACAAGATTCTACCTCGCCTGGATATACTGGAAGAAGTCTGGGGAATGGACTTTAATTTGAGTACAAACGTAGTTGATGTATATGTCAACTATCTCAGAAAGAAAATCGATAAAAATTTTAGCCCCAAACTGATCCATACGGTCATTGGTATGGGCTACGTAATGCGTGTGCAATATGAAGATGAAGATTAG
- a CDS encoding cell wall metabolism sensor histidine kinase WalK, producing MKMKIRTKIILLFSGIITLIITFFAIYASYFTWDSLKTKFFLRLEENARIVGTHTIAGDSYNTKMYYEVKRKYLALLSEGNDYLLRIAKGSTELRFDPNLPMPKSFYSEAITNGKAEYLHNDTAYFAMYFADSLHKDDLLVISSGRDSYGHAEQADLDKTLLSGGLIALALGIVIAFYFADHILTPIATINENVRQINISNLSLRLQNTKSHKHDEIANLINNFNDMLNRLQIAVKSQQNFIGNASHSLRTPLTVIGGEAEIVLQRLKEDKESQYSLEIIAREVDKMVLIVKNLLLLARTGYEGQIERTQIIRIDELLYGVKISANSLYSSTPIHFDFHAIPDDSQELHILANRDLLHVAVSNLVLNACKYGKSAPVVISLTVKNQQVVVTIKDEGIGIPEKELPHIFESFFRGSNTTGIYGNGLGLSLTKNILELHDIEVDVTSKVNEGTLVTLRIAIDTAPQHSG from the coding sequence ATGAAGATGAAGATTAGAACGAAGATCATTCTTTTGTTCTCGGGAATAATAACGCTGATTATTACCTTCTTTGCTATTTATGCATCTTACTTTACCTGGGATAGTCTAAAAACGAAATTCTTCCTACGCTTGGAAGAGAATGCCAGAATTGTAGGTACGCATACCATAGCCGGAGATTCCTACAATACCAAAATGTATTACGAGGTCAAAAGGAAGTATCTTGCTTTGCTATCGGAAGGAAATGATTACCTGTTACGGATTGCGAAGGGAAGTACGGAATTACGTTTTGACCCGAACTTACCGATGCCGAAGTCGTTCTACAGCGAGGCGATCACCAATGGTAAAGCAGAATACCTGCATAATGATACCGCGTATTTTGCCATGTACTTTGCAGATTCACTGCACAAAGATGATCTCCTGGTGATTTCTTCCGGTAGGGATAGTTACGGGCATGCAGAACAGGCCGATCTCGACAAGACCTTACTCTCGGGCGGCCTCATTGCCTTGGCACTCGGTATCGTTATCGCTTTCTATTTTGCCGATCACATCCTTACGCCCATCGCAACGATTAATGAAAATGTGCGTCAGATCAACATCAGCAATCTCAGTCTGCGCTTACAGAATACAAAGTCGCATAAACACGATGAGATCGCAAACCTGATCAATAATTTCAACGATATGCTGAATAGATTGCAGATTGCGGTCAAATCTCAGCAAAATTTTATAGGGAATGCTTCACACTCGCTGAGAACACCCTTAACGGTAATTGGTGGCGAGGCCGAAATCGTACTTCAGCGTTTAAAGGAAGATAAGGAGAGCCAGTACTCGTTAGAAATTATTGCCCGCGAAGTAGACAAGATGGTGTTGATCGTAAAAAACCTGCTGTTATTGGCACGAACGGGTTACGAAGGGCAAATCGAGCGCACCCAAATCATTCGAATAGATGAATTGCTATATGGCGTGAAGATTTCGGCCAATAGCCTGTACTCCAGCACACCCATTCATTTTGATTTTCATGCCATACCGGATGATAGTCAGGAATTGCACATCTTGGCCAACAGAGATCTGCTCCATGTGGCCGTATCTAATCTGGTATTGAACGCATGCAAGTACGGCAAGAGCGCGCCGGTGGTCATCTCTTTGACGGTGAAGAATCAGCAAGTGGTGGTGACGATTAAAGATGAGGGTATCGGTATCCCTGAAAAAGAGCTGCCACATATATTCGAGTCCTTTTTCCGGGGAAGCAACACCACCGGTATATATGGAAACGGCCTTGGCCTATCGTTGACAAAGAATATTCTTGAACTACATGATATTGAGGTAGATGTCACCTCAAAAGTGAATGAAGGAACGCTCGTGACTTTACGTATTGCTATAGATACCGCTCCACAGCACTCCGGATAA